In one Microbacterium invictum genomic region, the following are encoded:
- a CDS encoding metallopeptidase family protein yields MAWRRGRSAQAYSRPDRHGRHGREGRSPVVRPPLPPLDTRVERFDLAVGSVAEFLRSAWPELREVSFEMADMPPATDADGIPRWVVSRERKRIILYRIPIERLGHLHRNDDLHRRMMIESCVFRAAAEYLERDPWDLGPERFRFL; encoded by the coding sequence ATGGCCTGGCGTCGAGGACGAAGCGCGCAGGCGTACTCCCGCCCCGACCGTCACGGCCGGCACGGCCGGGAGGGCCGCAGCCCCGTCGTGCGCCCGCCGCTTCCGCCCCTGGATACCCGGGTCGAGAGGTTCGACCTCGCGGTGGGATCGGTCGCGGAGTTCCTCCGCTCGGCGTGGCCGGAGCTGCGCGAGGTGAGCTTCGAGATGGCAGACATGCCGCCCGCGACCGACGCCGACGGCATCCCGCGCTGGGTGGTCTCGCGCGAGCGCAAGCGGATCATCCTCTACCGGATCCCCATCGAGCGTCTCGGTCATCTGCATCGCAACGACGACCTCCACCGCCGCATGATGATCGAGAGCTGCGTCTTCCGTGCGGCGGCCGAGTACCTCGAGCGCGACCCCTGGGACCTCGGCCCCGAGCGCTTCCGCTTCCTCTGA
- a CDS encoding DUF5719 family protein, whose protein sequence is MSDRRRFRWAATSARMLAGTLAAAGFVVGIVTLSAVPWPTVERAPLALSVTPEPDTVTLACPGGLVALGRTAENALGLSQAAVAAVTSGGGTDDAAPASRVLETEVPEAVGPEAFTVEPVDREVGALAAAGAATVSDPDLSGFAASACRPPLTESWLVGGSGTTGASDLVILTNPGTVPATVQLTLFGASGEQQPAGGADIVVRAGAQRIVPLAGLLLGEESPVIRVTATGAPIQASLQTSVTRTLQAAGIDQIGPIVAPATEQVIAGVAVPAATQGEAPQGEGAETIVRVMAPAAGDAGPISATVTATDAATGAGVGSPVTVTLEPGVPLEAEVSGLTEGEYVVRVEADAPVVAAAWHTSGFVQGSDFAWFTPAPELGATALVAAPAGPAPVLTVVNSGDEPSSVTVSTLDGAVIQTLDLPAGGSAVVPADARSVLAIETSGGVIHAGLSLSGDNALAGYPVWPSDAAAPPTVVYP, encoded by the coding sequence ATGAGCGATCGCCGCAGGTTCCGCTGGGCGGCGACGAGCGCCCGGATGCTGGCGGGCACCCTCGCCGCAGCCGGGTTCGTCGTCGGCATCGTGACCCTGTCGGCCGTGCCGTGGCCGACGGTGGAGCGCGCGCCGCTCGCCCTCTCGGTCACCCCCGAGCCCGACACCGTGACCCTCGCGTGCCCGGGCGGGCTCGTCGCCCTGGGGCGCACCGCCGAGAACGCGCTCGGGCTGAGTCAGGCGGCGGTGGCCGCGGTGACCAGCGGGGGAGGAACGGATGACGCCGCGCCGGCGTCCCGGGTCCTCGAGACCGAGGTGCCCGAGGCCGTCGGGCCCGAGGCGTTCACCGTCGAGCCCGTGGACCGCGAGGTGGGGGCGCTCGCCGCCGCCGGCGCGGCGACGGTGTCCGACCCCGATCTCTCCGGCTTCGCTGCGTCGGCATGCCGTCCGCCGCTGACCGAGTCGTGGCTGGTCGGGGGATCGGGGACGACGGGGGCCTCGGACCTCGTCATCCTCACCAACCCCGGCACCGTCCCCGCGACCGTGCAGCTCACCCTTTTCGGGGCGTCCGGCGAGCAGCAGCCCGCCGGAGGCGCCGACATCGTCGTGCGGGCGGGTGCCCAGCGGATCGTGCCCCTGGCGGGTCTGCTGCTCGGGGAGGAGAGCCCGGTCATCCGGGTCACGGCCACCGGCGCGCCCATTCAGGCGTCCCTGCAGACGAGCGTCACCCGCACCCTCCAGGCTGCGGGCATCGACCAGATCGGTCCGATCGTGGCGCCGGCGACCGAGCAGGTGATCGCCGGTGTGGCGGTACCCGCCGCGACACAGGGTGAGGCGCCGCAGGGCGAGGGCGCCGAGACCATCGTGCGGGTGATGGCGCCCGCCGCGGGGGACGCGGGGCCGATCTCGGCGACGGTCACCGCCACCGACGCGGCGACCGGCGCGGGCGTCGGTTCGCCGGTGACCGTCACCCTCGAGCCCGGCGTGCCGCTGGAAGCGGAGGTGAGCGGTCTCACCGAGGGGGAGTATGTGGTGCGCGTCGAGGCGGACGCTCCCGTGGTGGCCGCCGCCTGGCACACCAGCGGCTTCGTTCAGGGGAGCGACTTCGCGTGGTTCACCCCGGCTCCCGAACTCGGCGCGACGGCGCTCGTCGCCGCCCCCGCGGGCCCCGCGCCCGTGCTGACCGTCGTCAACAGCGGCGACGAGCCCTCGTCTGTCACCGTCTCGACGCTCGACGGTGCGGTGATCCAGACCCTGGACCTGCCCGCGGGCGGGTCTGCCGTGGTCCCCGCCGATGCCCGCTCGGTGCTCGCCATCGAGACCTCGGGTGGTGTGATCCACGCCGGCCTGTCGCTGTCGGGCGACAACGCACTGGCCGGCTATCCGGTGTGGCCGTCGGACGCGGCCGCGCCGCCCACCGTCGTCTACCCCTGA
- a CDS encoding DUF3499 family protein, translating to MRDRLCSKVGCAREATSTLTYDYGDQMAALGPLGRTGDPHAHDLCAIHTERMSVPKGWVVVRHETLRV from the coding sequence ATGCGCGACAGACTCTGCTCCAAGGTCGGCTGCGCCCGTGAGGCGACGTCGACACTGACCTACGACTACGGCGACCAGATGGCGGCGCTGGGGCCGCTCGGGCGGACCGGCGACCCGCACGCGCACGACCTCTGCGCGATCCACACCGAGCGGATGTCGGTGCCCAAGGGATGGGTCGTCGTGCGGCACGAGACACTGCGCGTCTGA
- a CDS encoding RDD family protein: MPSDGSATTSPPRAGGDLRHGAAVRPQIVEIDQDEILTGEAVALDVQPIGFFLRALGTLIDVLIGAAILILFAIAAGWLTASGALDPVVTPILTIAVIVIVLVVLPTVIETAMRGRSVGKLAVGGRIVRSDGGASGFRQAFIRALVGVLEIWFTLGALAAIVGAFTPRSQRLGDLLAGTYAERTRTPRLPAPAPGMPPALEGWSSIADVARLPDPLARRIAQFVRNAVNLEPAARARVAASLANEVAAHVSPLPATDPESLLRAVASIRRDREYRALTLESRRVAALTAGENAAPRGFPER, from the coding sequence ATGCCCTCCGACGGCTCGGCGACCACGTCTCCCCCGCGCGCCGGAGGCGATCTGCGACACGGCGCAGCCGTCCGCCCGCAGATCGTCGAGATCGATCAGGACGAGATCCTCACCGGCGAGGCCGTCGCCCTCGACGTGCAGCCGATCGGGTTCTTCCTCCGCGCGCTCGGCACGCTCATCGACGTCCTCATCGGTGCCGCGATCCTCATCCTGTTCGCAATCGCCGCCGGCTGGCTCACGGCCTCAGGGGCCCTCGACCCGGTGGTGACCCCGATACTCACGATCGCCGTCATCGTCATCGTGCTGGTCGTCCTCCCCACCGTCATCGAGACGGCCATGCGCGGGCGCAGCGTCGGCAAACTCGCCGTCGGCGGACGGATCGTCCGCAGCGACGGCGGCGCCTCGGGGTTCCGCCAGGCGTTCATCCGCGCCCTGGTCGGCGTTCTGGAGATCTGGTTCACCCTCGGCGCGCTGGCCGCGATCGTCGGCGCCTTCACGCCGCGCTCGCAACGACTCGGCGATCTGCTCGCCGGCACCTACGCCGAACGCACCCGCACCCCGCGGCTTCCCGCCCCCGCTCCCGGCATGCCGCCGGCGCTGGAGGGCTGGTCGTCGATCGCGGATGTCGCGCGCCTGCCCGACCCCCTCGCCCGGCGCATCGCGCAGTTCGTCCGCAATGCCGTCAACCTCGAGCCGGCGGCTCGGGCGCGCGTCGCGGCGTCGCTGGCGAACGAAGTGGCCGCGCACGTCTCACCGCTCCCCGCGACCGACCCCGAGAGTCTCCTTCGCGCGGTGGCGAGCATCCGCCGCGACCGCGAGTACCGCGCGCTCACGCTCGAGTCCCGGCGCGTGGCCGCCCTCACCGCCGGTGAGAACGCGGCGCCCCGCGGCTTCCCGGAGCGCTGA
- the katG gene encoding catalase/peroxidase HPI — protein sequence MTHHDDVSTATDSTDIDTGIGGETEVDQAVTVTDEPDQQAGSCPVVHTAMPHPTAGSANRVWWPNQLNVRILAKNPTERDPLGADFDYRAAFEALDLAAVKRDIAELLTTSQDWWPADFGHYGPLMIRMAWHSAGTYRVTDGRGGGGAGQQRFAPLNSWPDNVNLDKARRLLWPVKKKYGQSISWADLMILAGNVALEDMGFETFGFAGGRADVWEPDDNVYWGAETEWMGSDKRFSGEGRQLDKPLGATHMGLIYVNPEGPEGNPDPIAAAHDIRQTFARMAMNDEETVALIAGGHTFGKTHGAAADSALSDNPEASPLEEQGLGWRSSHASGKGDDTITSGLEVTWTYHPTRWDNEFFHILFAYEWELMKSPAGAHQWRPKNGAGADMVPLAHDGSKRREPRMLTTDLALRMDPEYEKISRRFLESPEAFADAFARAWFKLTHRDMGPRDRYLGPEVPEEVLLWQDPVPAVDYELIDAADAAALKSDILASGLTVSQLVGTTWAAASSFRGSDKRGGVNGARIRLAPQKDWVVNNPAQLAEVLPVLEGIQQRFNEAQQGGKRVSLADVLVLAGNAGVEKSASEAGVAVEVPFRPGRTDATQEMTDADSFAWLEPVADGFRNYYGPEATLPAEYHLLDRANLLTLTAPEMTVLVGGLRVLGTNWDGSDHGVFTDRPGVLTNDFFVNLLDLGVTWKPLDPGSHAFQGRRDGSGESVGIGTRVDLVFGSNSELRALAEVYASDDATEKFVRDFVAAWTKVTELDRFDLV from the coding sequence ATGACGCATCACGACGACGTCAGCACCGCCACCGACAGCACCGACATCGACACCGGCATCGGCGGCGAGACCGAGGTCGACCAGGCCGTCACCGTCACCGACGAGCCCGATCAGCAGGCCGGATCTTGCCCGGTGGTCCACACCGCGATGCCGCACCCCACCGCCGGCTCGGCGAACCGGGTGTGGTGGCCGAATCAGCTGAACGTGCGGATCCTGGCGAAGAACCCCACCGAGCGCGACCCGCTGGGTGCCGACTTCGACTACCGCGCCGCGTTCGAAGCCCTCGACCTGGCCGCCGTCAAGCGTGACATCGCCGAACTGCTTACCACCTCGCAGGACTGGTGGCCCGCCGACTTCGGCCACTACGGCCCGCTGATGATCCGCATGGCGTGGCACAGCGCCGGTACCTACCGGGTCACCGACGGTCGGGGCGGCGGCGGTGCCGGTCAGCAGCGCTTCGCTCCGCTGAACAGCTGGCCCGACAACGTCAATCTTGACAAGGCGCGCCGCCTGCTGTGGCCGGTGAAGAAGAAGTACGGCCAGAGCATCTCGTGGGCAGACCTCATGATCCTCGCCGGCAACGTGGCGCTGGAGGACATGGGCTTCGAGACCTTCGGCTTCGCCGGCGGTCGTGCCGACGTCTGGGAGCCCGACGATAACGTGTACTGGGGCGCCGAGACCGAGTGGATGGGCAGCGACAAGCGCTTCTCGGGCGAGGGCCGTCAGCTCGACAAGCCGCTGGGTGCCACCCACATGGGCCTCATCTACGTCAACCCCGAGGGGCCCGAGGGCAACCCCGACCCGATCGCGGCGGCCCACGACATCCGTCAGACCTTCGCCCGCATGGCGATGAACGACGAGGAGACCGTCGCCCTCATCGCCGGCGGTCACACGTTCGGAAAGACCCACGGCGCCGCGGCCGACTCCGCTCTCTCCGACAACCCCGAGGCCTCTCCGCTGGAGGAGCAGGGCCTCGGATGGCGGAGCTCCCATGCCAGCGGCAAGGGCGATGACACCATCACCTCGGGCCTGGAGGTGACCTGGACCTACCACCCGACGCGCTGGGACAACGAGTTCTTCCACATCCTGTTCGCCTACGAGTGGGAGCTGATGAAGAGCCCGGCCGGAGCCCACCAGTGGCGGCCCAAGAACGGTGCCGGCGCCGACATGGTGCCCCTGGCGCACGACGGCTCGAAGCGTCGCGAGCCGCGCATGCTCACCACCGACCTGGCGCTTCGGATGGACCCCGAGTACGAGAAGATCTCGCGCCGCTTCCTCGAGAGCCCCGAGGCCTTCGCCGACGCGTTCGCCCGCGCCTGGTTCAAGCTCACCCACCGCGACATGGGACCGCGCGACCGCTACCTGGGCCCCGAGGTGCCCGAGGAAGTGCTGCTCTGGCAGGACCCGGTGCCCGCCGTCGACTACGAGCTCATCGACGCCGCCGACGCGGCCGCGCTCAAGTCCGACATCCTCGCCTCGGGGCTCACGGTCTCGCAGCTCGTCGGCACGACCTGGGCCGCGGCATCGTCGTTCCGCGGCAGCGACAAGCGCGGCGGCGTCAACGGTGCCCGCATCCGCCTCGCTCCGCAGAAGGACTGGGTCGTGAACAACCCCGCGCAGCTGGCCGAGGTGCTGCCCGTCCTCGAGGGCATCCAGCAGCGCTTCAACGAGGCGCAGCAGGGCGGCAAGCGGGTCTCGCTCGCCGACGTCCTCGTGCTGGCCGGCAACGCCGGGGTGGAAAAGTCCGCGTCCGAGGCGGGGGTCGCCGTCGAGGTGCCCTTCCGTCCGGGACGCACCGACGCCACGCAGGAGATGACCGACGCCGACTCGTTCGCCTGGCTCGAGCCCGTCGCCGACGGCTTCCGCAACTACTACGGGCCCGAGGCGACGCTCCCCGCCGAGTACCACCTGCTCGACCGCGCCAACCTTCTGACCCTCACGGCACCCGAGATGACGGTGCTCGTCGGCGGCCTGCGGGTTCTCGGAACGAACTGGGACGGCTCGGACCACGGCGTCTTCACCGACCGCCCCGGTGTGCTCACGAACGACTTCTTCGTGAACCTGCTCGACCTCGGCGTGACCTGGAAGCCGCTGGACCCCGGGTCGCACGCCTTCCAGGGACGGCGGGACGGCAGCGGCGAATCCGTCGGCATCGGCACCCGTGTCGACCTCGTGTTCGGCTCGAACTCCGAGCTGCGCGCGCTCGCCGAGGTGTACGCGAGCGACGACGCCACAGAGAAGTTCGTGCGCGACTTCGTCGCCGCGTGGACCAAGGTCACCGAGCTCGATCGCTTCGATCTCGTCTGA
- a CDS encoding Fur family transcriptional regulator produces the protein MTSNTASSSPDALRAAGLRVTDSRRAVLDALTEAPHSSADELYRRVAQRTPQTNLQSVYNALADFVSAGIARRIEPAGRPGLYERRVADNHHHLVCTSCGTVADVDCVTGEAPCLVPSSAHGFAVHTAEVTFWGLCADCLAEGAAADDTAPAAPAPRPPATRP, from the coding sequence GTGACCTCGAACACCGCTTCGTCCTCCCCCGACGCGCTTCGCGCGGCGGGACTGCGGGTCACGGATTCGCGTCGCGCGGTCCTCGACGCGCTCACCGAGGCGCCGCACTCCAGCGCCGACGAGCTCTACCGGCGCGTCGCGCAGCGCACCCCCCAGACCAATCTGCAGTCGGTGTACAACGCCCTGGCCGATTTCGTCTCCGCGGGGATCGCGCGGCGCATCGAGCCGGCCGGTCGCCCCGGTCTCTACGAGCGACGCGTCGCGGACAATCATCACCATCTCGTGTGCACGTCGTGCGGCACCGTCGCTGACGTCGACTGCGTCACCGGCGAGGCGCCGTGCCTCGTCCCGTCCTCCGCGCACGGATTCGCCGTGCACACCGCCGAGGTGACGTTCTGGGGGCTGTGCGCAGACTGTCTGGCCGAAGGCGCGGCAGCCGACGACACCGCCCCCGCGGCACCGGCGCCGCGCCCCCCGGCGACGCGGCCGTGA
- the aqpZ gene encoding aquaporin Z, protein MSDDTAAAGGTAPTTATKLVAEALGTFLLVFGAISAALFAADFGVSENGTSLGIGFVGVSLAFGLTIIAGIYAFGPISGGHFNPAVTLGLAAAGRFAWRDVPAYLIAQIVGGLVGTTLIVLIGLFGPGDWLAQAQDSGFASNGFGALSPGGYGLGAAIITEVLFTAIFVIVILGVTHPQRGTAGFAGLAIGLTLTLIHLATIPIDNTSVNPARSIATAVYGGAEPFLQLWVFVVFPIVGGLLAGFLHRALFEKKPAPPAQKEARTR, encoded by the coding sequence ATGTCCGATGACACCGCCGCCGCGGGCGGCACCGCGCCCACCACCGCCACGAAGCTCGTCGCCGAGGCGCTCGGAACCTTCCTGCTCGTCTTCGGGGCGATCTCGGCGGCGCTGTTCGCCGCCGACTTCGGCGTGAGCGAGAACGGCACCTCCCTCGGGATCGGGTTCGTCGGGGTCTCCCTCGCGTTCGGTCTGACGATCATCGCCGGGATCTACGCGTTCGGCCCGATCTCGGGCGGGCACTTCAACCCCGCCGTCACCCTGGGGCTCGCCGCCGCGGGCCGGTTCGCATGGCGGGACGTGCCCGCCTACCTCATCGCCCAGATCGTCGGCGGACTCGTCGGCACGACGCTGATCGTGCTCATCGGCCTGTTCGGACCCGGCGACTGGCTCGCCCAGGCCCAGGACAGCGGCTTCGCCAGCAACGGGTTCGGGGCGCTGTCGCCGGGCGGATACGGCCTGGGCGCCGCCATCATCACCGAGGTGCTCTTCACGGCGATCTTCGTCATCGTGATCCTCGGCGTCACCCACCCGCAGCGCGGCACCGCGGGCTTCGCCGGGCTCGCCATCGGGTTGACGCTCACCCTCATCCACCTCGCGACCATCCCGATCGACAACACCTCCGTCAACCCCGCGCGATCGATCGCGACCGCCGTCTACGGCGGCGCCGAGCCGTTCCTGCAGCTGTGGGTCTTCGTGGTGTTCCCGATCGTCGGAGGTCTTCTCGCGGGGTTCCTCCACCGGGCGCTGTTCGAGAAGAAGCCCGCGCCGCCCGCGCAGAAGGAGGCGCGCACGCGCTGA
- the ahcY gene encoding adenosylhomocysteinase gives MATPTVAAAPAASDSVAVTAEDARSIDFTVADLTLAPAGRHQIRLAENEMPGLMALREEFGPSQPLRGARIAGSLHMTVQTAVLIETLVALGAQVRWASCNIFSTQDEAAAAVVVGPTGTVDDPAGVPVFAWKGETLDEYWACTDRIFDWSAEGAAGPNLILDDGGDATLLVHKGVEFEKAGAVPDAEAGASAEYRIVLDTLRRSLARDPQRFTRMAADLIGVTEETTTGVHRLYELAAAGTLLFPAINVNDSVTKSKFDNVYGIRHSLPDGLNRATDVLIGGKVAFVAGYGDVGKGAAEALRGQGARVIVGEIDPICALQAAMDGFQVARLESVLDQIDIVVTGTGNTGVVTVDHLLGLKHLAIVANVGHFDDEIDMAGLESLPGAERVEIKPQVHEWRLPNGRSVLVLSEGRLMNLGNATGHPSFVMSASFTNQVLAQLELYTRREEYPTGVYVLPKALDEKVARLHLPALGVELTELSPAQAAYIGVPVEGPYKLDHYRY, from the coding sequence ATGGCCACTCCCACCGTCGCCGCCGCGCCCGCGGCATCCGATTCCGTCGCTGTCACCGCCGAGGACGCTCGCTCGATCGACTTCACCGTCGCCGACCTGACGCTCGCACCGGCGGGGCGCCACCAGATCCGCCTCGCCGAGAACGAGATGCCCGGGCTCATGGCCCTTCGCGAGGAGTTCGGCCCGTCGCAGCCGCTGCGCGGTGCGCGTATCGCCGGTTCGCTGCACATGACCGTGCAGACCGCGGTGCTCATCGAGACCCTCGTCGCCCTCGGCGCCCAGGTGCGCTGGGCCAGCTGCAACATCTTCTCCACGCAGGACGAAGCGGCCGCCGCCGTCGTCGTCGGACCGACCGGCACCGTGGACGATCCCGCCGGCGTTCCGGTGTTCGCCTGGAAGGGCGAGACGCTCGACGAGTACTGGGCGTGCACCGACCGCATCTTCGACTGGTCGGCCGAGGGCGCCGCGGGCCCGAATCTGATCCTCGATGACGGCGGTGACGCGACCCTCCTCGTCCATAAGGGGGTCGAATTCGAGAAGGCGGGAGCCGTGCCCGACGCCGAGGCGGGGGCATCCGCGGAGTACCGGATCGTCCTGGACACCCTCCGACGCAGCCTCGCGCGCGACCCGCAGCGATTCACCCGGATGGCCGCCGACCTCATCGGCGTGACCGAGGAGACCACGACGGGTGTGCACCGCCTGTACGAGCTCGCGGCCGCCGGAACGCTGCTCTTCCCCGCCATCAACGTCAACGACTCGGTGACGAAGTCGAAGTTCGACAACGTCTACGGAATCCGCCACTCGCTGCCCGACGGGCTGAACCGCGCGACCGATGTGCTCATCGGCGGCAAGGTCGCCTTCGTGGCGGGCTACGGGGATGTCGGCAAGGGCGCCGCCGAGGCGCTGCGCGGTCAGGGTGCCCGCGTCATCGTCGGCGAGATCGACCCGATCTGCGCGCTGCAGGCCGCCATGGACGGCTTCCAGGTCGCGCGGCTGGAGTCGGTTCTCGACCAGATCGACATCGTCGTGACCGGGACGGGCAACACCGGCGTCGTCACCGTCGATCACCTCCTGGGGCTCAAGCACCTGGCGATCGTGGCGAACGTCGGCCACTTCGACGACGAGATCGACATGGCAGGGCTGGAGTCGCTCCCCGGCGCCGAGCGCGTGGAGATCAAGCCGCAGGTGCACGAGTGGCGCCTGCCGAACGGGCGGAGCGTTCTGGTCCTCAGCGAAGGGCGTCTGATGAACCTGGGCAACGCCACGGGGCATCCGTCCTTCGTCATGAGCGCGTCGTTCACCAACCAGGTGCTCGCGCAGTTGGAGCTCTACACCCGCCGCGAGGAGTACCCGACGGGCGTCTACGTGCTGCCGAAGGCGCTGGACGAGAAGGTCGCGCGGCTTCACCTGCCGGCGCTGGGCGTCGAGCTCACCGAACTGAGTCCCGCCCAGGCGGCGTACATCGGTGTGCCGGTCGAGGGGCCGTACAAGCTGGATCACTACCGGTACTGA
- a CDS encoding DUF58 domain-containing protein, giving the protein MYVTGRLPLLVGLGVVPVVLLSIAGVDPWLAMLGWAVLSTALALTDAAAAPDPRWLDVARDVPSRSLLGQQVETGVTLRNTGARTLRGRVRDAWQPTAGAPLERAGIDIPPGESRRVRVPLLPRRRGELRTGFLVVRSAGPLGLAGRQRRIDAPGALRVLPPFTSRRHLPSRLARLRELDGNTSVQVRGQGTEFDSLREYVRGDDVRSIDWRATARAGTTMLRTWRPERDRHVVIIIDTGRTAAARVGDGVRMDAAMEAALLLSALASRAGDHVHLIMFDRLVRARVTGIDGPGLLPALVDAMAPVDPQLIDTDWDAAIAQVRRVTSRPSLVVLLTAQDAPEAARGFLGSLPALTARTRVVVASVTDDPVPPDPRPDTDELYRQAAYARAARDAERVAAAVRRAGAEPIAASPDDLPPAVADRYLALKAAGRL; this is encoded by the coding sequence GTGTACGTCACCGGGCGCCTTCCCCTTCTCGTCGGACTCGGCGTGGTGCCGGTCGTCCTGCTCTCGATCGCCGGCGTCGACCCGTGGCTGGCGATGCTCGGATGGGCGGTGCTCTCGACCGCACTGGCGCTGACGGATGCCGCGGCCGCGCCCGACCCGCGGTGGCTCGACGTCGCCCGCGACGTCCCTTCCCGGAGCCTCCTCGGTCAGCAGGTCGAGACCGGCGTGACCCTCCGGAACACCGGCGCGCGGACGCTGCGCGGCAGGGTGCGGGACGCCTGGCAGCCGACGGCCGGAGCCCCGCTCGAGCGGGCGGGCATCGACATCCCGCCCGGAGAATCCCGCAGGGTGCGGGTGCCGCTCCTCCCCCGCCGGCGCGGCGAGCTGCGCACCGGGTTCCTCGTCGTGCGCAGCGCCGGCCCGCTCGGACTCGCCGGCAGGCAGCGGCGCATCGACGCCCCGGGCGCGCTGCGGGTGCTCCCGCCCTTCACCTCCCGCCGTCACCTTCCGTCCCGCCTCGCGCGGCTGCGCGAACTCGACGGCAACACCAGCGTGCAGGTGCGGGGGCAGGGCACCGAGTTCGACAGCCTGCGCGAATACGTACGCGGCGACGACGTGCGCTCCATCGACTGGCGCGCGACCGCGCGCGCCGGGACCACGATGCTCCGCACCTGGCGGCCCGAGCGGGACCGGCACGTGGTCATCATCATCGACACCGGGCGCACCGCGGCCGCGCGCGTAGGCGACGGGGTGCGGATGGATGCCGCCATGGAGGCCGCCCTGCTGCTGTCGGCACTCGCATCGCGCGCCGGCGACCACGTGCACCTGATCATGTTCGACCGGCTCGTGCGTGCGCGGGTCACGGGGATCGACGGCCCGGGGCTCCTCCCCGCCCTCGTCGACGCCATGGCACCGGTGGATCCGCAGCTGATCGACACCGACTGGGACGCCGCGATCGCGCAGGTGCGGCGGGTCACCTCCCGGCCGTCGCTCGTGGTGCTGCTGACCGCACAGGACGCCCCCGAGGCGGCGCGCGGATTCCTCGGGTCGCTCCCGGCGCTCACCGCCCGCACGCGCGTCGTGGTCGCCTCGGTCACCGACGACCCGGTGCCGCCCGACCCGCGGCCCGACACCGACGAGCTGTACCGGCAGGCGGCCTACGCGCGCGCTGCGCGCGACGCCGAGCGGGTCGCCGCGGCCGTACGCCGCGCCGGTGCTGAGCCGATCGCGGCCTCGCCCGACGACCTGCCGCCCGCCGTCGCCGACCGCTACCTCGCGCTTAAGGCCGCGGGGCGGCTCTGA
- a CDS encoding stage II sporulation protein M produces MDLDALTAARREEWARLDELSRRRRLTGAEVDELVDRYRAASADLAEIKTTAGRTPEGDHVSTILARARQRLTGGRENPLRQIPRFFVLQLPAALYRLRWTTLVIALSFIGIGAVVAFWISSDPALVATLGPQAQLEYYAEEQFTSYYSENPAAAFAGTVWTNNAWIAAQCVMFGITGFWPVMVLVQNAVGVGTAAAIMLAFDRGDVFLLFILPHGLLELTCIFVAGAAGLHIFWAWVAPGRRPRGEALAAAGRSLATVAIGLVLALAVAGVIEGFVTAQPWPWPVKIGIGALALGAFLAYMLVVGRRAARLGESGDMTEFETGTPTLVAG; encoded by the coding sequence ATGGACCTCGACGCCCTCACCGCTGCGCGGCGCGAGGAGTGGGCGAGGCTGGACGAGCTGAGCAGGCGTCGCCGCCTGACGGGCGCCGAGGTCGACGAACTCGTCGACCGCTACCGTGCGGCCTCGGCGGATCTCGCCGAGATCAAGACCACCGCGGGGCGGACCCCCGAGGGAGACCACGTCTCGACGATCCTCGCGCGGGCGCGGCAGCGGCTGACCGGAGGGCGCGAGAATCCCCTGCGGCAGATCCCGCGGTTCTTCGTGCTGCAGCTGCCGGCAGCGCTCTACCGGCTGCGGTGGACGACGCTCGTGATCGCGCTGTCGTTCATCGGCATCGGCGCCGTCGTGGCGTTCTGGATCTCGTCCGACCCCGCGCTCGTGGCGACCCTCGGGCCGCAGGCACAGCTGGAGTACTACGCCGAGGAGCAGTTCACCTCGTACTACAGCGAGAACCCCGCGGCGGCGTTCGCGGGGACGGTATGGACCAACAACGCCTGGATCGCGGCGCAGTGCGTGATGTTCGGCATCACCGGATTCTGGCCGGTCATGGTGCTGGTGCAGAACGCCGTCGGCGTCGGAACCGCCGCGGCGATCATGCTCGCGTTCGACCGCGGCGACGTCTTCCTCCTGTTCATCCTTCCCCACGGTCTGCTCGAGCTGACGTGCATCTTCGTGGCCGGGGCGGCGGGGCTGCACATCTTCTGGGCGTGGGTCGCGCCGGGTCGCCGGCCGCGCGGCGAGGCCCTCGCCGCGGCGGGGCGTTCGCTCGCGACGGTGGCGATCGGTCTCGTGCTCGCGCTCGCGGTCGCCGGTGTCATCGAGGGCTTCGTCACGGCGCAGCCGTGGCCGTGGCCGGTGAAGATCGGCATCGGCGCTCTCGCGCTCGGGGCGTTCCTGGCCTACATGCTCGTCGTCGGTCGTCGGGCCGCTCGACTCGGCGAATCCGGCGACATGACCGAGTTCGAAACCGGCACGCCCACCCTCGTCGCCGGCTGA